From the Pleurodeles waltl isolate 20211129_DDA chromosome 6, aPleWal1.hap1.20221129, whole genome shotgun sequence genome, the window GAAAACCCAACAGCTAGACTTCCCTCCTCCCGCCCCCCAACTTTACAAAGGCACTGTGTGGCTAAAGCATCTGCGCGCCAATAGAGGGGACATCACAACAACCTGCTGGGCAAAAGAGAGTTTAAAAATTGCGACAAGCTGGGGCTCTTGGTTTTGAGGTAAAAAATAAAAGAGGATTTATCCCctacaaaaaagttttaaaaaattaaaaaataaacagcgCACACAAGAAATGTCTAATAACAAAAAGGTTTAGTTCATTATTGTCTTTCAGTGCAGTATCTCAGCAGCAAAGTGAAATCAATCCATTTTACCCGTCCCCTCACCCTGACCGAGATCTTGGGGAGCAGGCTCAGACTCTTCATCTTGCTTTGAGTAGCTAGGAACAGGCCCTTCTTCAAGCTCAGCATAGCCAGGAAGTGGTACTTCCTCTCGCTCAGCGTAGCCAAGATCAGGCCCATCGTCTCGCTCATTATAGCCGAGATCCCCTCCCTCATCCCGCTCATTGTAACCCCCTAGCAGGTTGATCTCAGTCACGCTGGCCTCCATGACATTCTCAGCGGTTGTTTTGCCGTGCTGCTCCTTTAGGTGTCTGCGTATGGCGGGCTTGTGGGCGAAGCGAACGTTGCAGTAGGAGCAATGGTATGGCCTAGCGCCACTGTGCAGGTTCATGTGGTCGTGCAACGTGGATTTTTGGGTGAAACACTTGCCACAaatgagacatgtgtgtgacttgACACCTCTGTGCACATTCATGTGCCGGTTCAGGTTGCTGCTGTGGTTGAACTGCTTGCCGCAGCGGGGACACATGAAGATAAAGTGCTGTGCTCTCATATGGAAGACCAGCTTTTCCACACCTTGGAAGACCTCTTCACACTTGGCACACTTGATGTTCCTCAATGGGTTCCCCATCCTAAGGATGTCCTTCATGGTGCTGGAGCTGAAAGCCCGCCCTCCATACCCCATGATCCCAGCCATGCTGCTCTCACACTCTCCACTACTGGTGGCTGCCTCTCGCTCCTCATAATAACCGCTGGGGATAATCATTAGCCCATCACCCTCCATGTCTTCTGGGAAGTTATAACAGGCCTTAACCGCCCCTTGCTGGCTCCTCTCTAGTTCCAGGTTGAGACCCTCCACGGTGGAATTGACCTGTGAATCTTCCTGCTCCCTTGAATCCTCTTTAGCCCACCGAGGTTGTGgtttctgcttccttttctttcGGTGAGTCTGTTCCATGGCTGACTCTACCTTCACAAGACAGTAATCAGAGGCAGAGtcatcctctggctcttcatcattgTCATCCTCTTCTTCGTCCTCACTGCCTTCCACCTTCATCTCCAAGGTCTCCTGCGGGGGGAGGTCTGCTTTGGTgatagtctgggaagatctgctgtGTATCCCACCCCTAGACTTTGCTGTACCGCCACCAAAGGATTTCGACCGCCCCCTCTTGGAGCTTCCCCCAATGCCCTCCTCCTTTAGGTACATTTTGGGCTCAATGTACTGGTGCAGAGCATTCCGGCATTTCACTACCACATGCTCCATCTGCAAGTAGCTGGCAGCTGTCAAGTAGTTCACAATGTCCCGcactgcaaactccagggtgcCTGTGTAGCAGGAAAGCAGAAGGTCTGCAACAATCTTGGTGCTGTGCATGAGAGAAACCTGAAGTTCCGAGGTTGGGTTAAGGAGGAACTGGTCTCGCAGGAAGGGTGAACAAGCTGCCAAGATGACCTTGTGGCCACGGAACTTGAGAGTGTCTGACACAACAGTCACATCGCAGAACCGCTCCTCAGACCGCAGCTGGTTCATGTTGCGCAAGGTGGCCGCCTCATGGCCTGGAAGCTGGAAACGCAGGACTTCCACGCCAAAAGCCATGTTATCTGCAACCACGGTCGATTACTTCCAGATCAGGATGCCAGTACCTTCAAAAACCTAAACAGGTAGAACAGAAGATGGGCAAAGAATGAaaatagagatttaaaaaaaacaaggagcATGAGCAATAACACAGAGGAAGCAGAGGGACACATAACAAGGGAGCAATAGGAAACATGGCAAAGAATATTCAAGTGAGAGGAAAGTATATGAAAGAAAGATGTAAGATAGAACACAGATGTAAGAACAAGAAAGCTACATGGAAGCTAAGTGTGTTGGCTGGAACGCACCAACTTCaataacaatattttcagtagtgtTTGATACTCTAGATCAATCTCAAtcagccctgcacaaccgcggaccagaactcatcaaccaccgcatctccttctacactcctcctcgcaccctacgctcgaccggacaagccctggcagccgtaccacgcattcgcaaagccactgccggaggcaggtccttctcttacctagcagcgaagacctggaactcccttcccagccaccttcacgccatacaagaccaccttcacttcagacggcagctcaagacctggctcttcgagcattgaacccccccccccccacagcgccttgagacccttacgggtgagtagcgcgctttataaatgcgactgattgattgatagattataCTGTATTCAAGTGTTGCAAGTCTTTGAAGATCTAGGAACTTGAGGTTGGGGCAAGCAGGCGAGGAGGAAATAAAATGATTTTCCCTACACCACACAAAATTAGTGAAATGAGCCATGGCTTGCTTAGAAAATACGTCTTGTTTCCAATGCTTGCAACATATCCAGTGGACCACATTTAGCCACTGAACTGAAATCATAAAttagtcatcacaccaaatctcAATCTTGAGTTCAGACCAAATCACACTACACAGGATATTTTGGCATGTAAAATACACGTATCTAAGAACACATGAAAAGCAGTTGAGATGATCTCTTTTAACTAGGGGTCTCTTAACAGATCACGTTTTGGGTAGGAATGTGGCTGGATGACAGAACTTAAGATCCAAGGGGGTACGGGCTGGAATACTAAAAATGTTCATCTCAAGATCTTAAATCAGAGCCCTGGTCCTGAGATGGCTCCACCAGTAGCCGCTACTGCCATGCACCAAAGCAGAACTACCAGGCCTTTCACCAAGATTATTCTTGGAGCCCTCGCGTGCGATCCAAGCTGCTGCTGCTCCATGTCTGTGCTACTACACTTACATAGCTTTACATAAGCCCTTGGAAGTTCTTCAGTGTTGTTACATCCAAAAGCTAGCAACAAAAACTGCCTGAAACCTCTCTCTTCCAGCCAACTGCACTTTGATTTCAGGAGAGAGGGCTCCCGCTTTCAGTCAAAATATTTTAACTAAAACAGTTTTAAAATCATATTTATTAGATTTTATGGAAACCTATACAATGGTGTACCCATATATGAACTCCTCATGCAATATGTGCTGGagtcagagccagcaggtgacctcaTTTACTTGAACACGAGTCAGAAATCATCAGGGACACAGGTTAATGATGGTTTCATTTCTTCATATGTAAAGCGGCACATGTTTTGTCCCAAAGGCCTCAATGTTACTCGTTGCGGGACCCTGGACGGGGAACACACACAGCCTTCACAAATATATCAATCCAGTCACCCAAGTGAAGTAAACAAGCATATCCATAAAGACTGACTGCGACCAAGAAAGCTCAGCTCTTCGGACGACTTATTGATTGAGACTGCCCTCAGCTTCTAAACTGGCTACAAATTCCTTAATTCTGTTGAAGCAAAGGTGTACCCTGATTTCAGGCTGGTAACAGTGTGGCTGAATGCCAGAACAAAGGCTTGAATCCTTACATAGGCCACCTTACTTTGTAGAACGAGCATTTCCTTTCTGCCATGAATAATTATTGAGGAAAATATCAGAACGAGTCTCCACTGCAGCCTCATGTCCTTCTTCACGTCTGTGGGATGCAAGAAAGCCTTCTCATTATAGGGGTCTTCCAACGTTACAAGAACCTTCCCTTATTTCCTACTTCTCTGAACCAGTTTATAAAACTTTACTGATGGCGTCTTGTCTGTGCCACCTCCATTTGGATATAGCACTTGGAACAGCAAGTTGCATATGTATATCCCCAGGCATCGTTGGGGCTCGAACCTCTTTCACATTTGCTACCTTCTGCAGTTTATTCAGTGTCTCCAGCTTTGTTTGTCATTGGACTTCGGAGCATATACCATGGCCCCCAAAAGTCTACACATACCCCCTACTCTACTTCCATGCTGTCTGCTCTTGTCCTCGACTGCGTGGCAATGTTCTACAGATCTAGTATTTACCCTCTTCAAATTTAACCCAAGTCCAAATGTTCTTCATGTGTGTCTTAACACTGTCAATGAGGCTTGCAAGTTAGTCAAGATTTGTTGTGTTTGGTTCCATTCAGTCTTTTAGGAGCATGTCACCACTTAACATAGGAGTGTCTGCGCCTCTAGGAAAATCAATCTGAGCCACTCCTTTCCATTAAGGGCTCTCTTTCCACAGGCAAATTAAATCTATTTGCCTGAGATTAAGGGTTCTTTCTCACCGTTAAATGAGTGCTATAAATTCACACATATTGACTGAGTAGCACTTCTAATGCCCTCACTGAGATGAGCTCTATTGGTGTGGGTCTAATAATCTACTGTGGCCTATAAAGGTTATGGCTTCAGAGTCTTTTTTAAAAATTCAAACCGCTGAGAGCATCACAATACAATTGGGAACGTATTCCCAATAACAAAATACATgaattattaataaaattaatgaATAAATCTtatataattattattaataaatTAGAATTCATAAAGTTGAATACTTTGAAAGGAGGAAGCCCCAACATTCTATAAAACACCAGCAATTACATGGTGCACAACTGGCTGGGTCTCTAGACGTTGGTCTTATAACTCCTGCCAACCAAGCAGGCCAGCCTTCAGCTTTTGCCCGAAGACAGGGAGTCAGAGAAGAGGTTGAAGTTCAAGGACAGAGACTTTGAGATGAAGGGGGCTTCTACTGAAAAAGACAGATTGCCCCAAGAAACAAGGATGACCCATGGAGTAATCAGCAGAGCTTTGTCATTGCTTTTCAGGTCACAAAGTGGTAGCTATGGATATAACTTGGAAGTGAGggagtgtgcaccttgcaaggggGGGCGGCATTTAAGGAAGAGTCATGTTTTCAAGCAGATCCATTCAGAGAAAAGTACCTTGTGTAAATTCTTGGAAACTGTTTAAATGCGTTTTTTCATCTTAAGAGCAATATTAGGAGCATGTTGTGATTGTCGGAGTCTACCCAGCAAGGATAGGAGTACAGAACATTACAACAGGCTAGCAGGTAATTAATAGCTGCTACAACTAATGGTGAAGAATATTTAACGGACCGCACTAGGACTGCATCTTTATTCTTTCTGATGACTGCATCTTTATTCTTTCTGATGAGAACGTAAAAGCTGCACACATTTGCACTGAAGCCAAGGTATTTGACATTGAAGCCAAGGTATTTGACATTATCGCTTCAACGTTTGAAAGATACATCAAAATACTTTGGGTGGAATGGGGGTTAATGATAGTGTCCCCTTACACCCGGAAATAATCAACAATGCTGCAGGCACGTAATTGGAGAAAATTACCTGAAGCTCTTGACGGGTTTGAGGCCAGCAATGAATTTAATGTACACCTGGGTTTggtcatcaaacacacaaaaagtgataagAGGAAAGAGAAGATGGTGAGGGTCTAGAAAAAGGCTGTACTTGGAGTACAATAAAATTTTCTACTATCTTGGCGAGTACTGGAAGGTTAGTAATAGGTCTTAAGGTGGACAGCTTAGAAGTGGAAAGACTGCCTTTCTTTAACAAAGGGGTAATTTTATCTTTCCCTGATGGTGAGATTGATCAAACTGCAAATAAAAGGGATGAAGAGCAGGGAATTATGCTTTAGGAGCCATGTAGAACACGATTGTTGTCAAAATGTATgggcttctgtttgaggacgtggtgCACGTCATTGTTGGAGGGCTCTTCAAGATAAAACCTGAGTGAGAGGGAAGGAGATTTCTAATAAAACTGAAGAGCAGTCTGAGAAGAACTGTTGCCGCTTTCAGTTGTGGCTAAATTTCTGCAGGACTTCATAATCTTTCTTAAAATAAAGTCATTAAGTTGTTTGCAACGTTCAATATAGCAAGTGATGTGAAAACAGTTTTGAACattgttaaaagtgatagaaacAAATTTGAAAAGAGTGGAGGATTGACTGCTCGTGTCATTCAAAGCTGAACCTAACAACCTTCCTAATGCTTTGTATACTTTTGCGTTGGCTTGATATTGTGCTTAAGTGTACGACACATTTCCCTATGCCATTCATACCGGAGTTTGTGATTTTGTTGTTTCATGATTTAGCATCAACAGTACCCTTTAATAATATGAGTGGAGCTGTGGTAAAAGGTCTTAAGTAAGAGCTTGTCGAAAGTCTATCAAAGGTAACGTCCAGACAAAAGTTAAAGCCTCCCAGGACTCAGGTTACTTCAGAGGAGGGTTTGAGTTGTGGAATTGTCAGAAGGCAACTATCATTGCTCCACAGTTTCTTACATGGAtgggagaatgtttttttttttagttgactGTTCGGGAGCCTGATTGCTCAAGCACCTGTAAACAATACAACCAATACAAATTCTAACCATTACTTCACTGGAAGTCAGAGAAGTGACCTTCTTGCAAAAGTGACATGATCTCCTTTGGTGAGGCTCTTGATTGTTCGAATTGTGCCATTCTGCACTCTCTACAGCCGGCAGATTTGATATTCTGGGACATCAGCATATAGTAAGCTGCAGTAGTCAACTACAGCTGTGTCCCAAGAACATGTTGTAATTTATAGGTGTGATGATAGCAACTGTTGGCGAACTATAGGGGGGAGTGGTCCTTGCCTCGCAAATCCCAGAGGTCACACCAACAGCAGACCTCTGTGGATAATGTTGAGGCGAAACACCGGTGGCTACTATGACCATTGGGCAAATCAATCTCTTTCAAACCAGAGTGGTTGCCTAGCATGTTCTCATGCAATCGCTAAGCAGCGTGTATTGGTCATTCTTAGCAGGCTGGGCCTGCCAGCTTACACATGCATCAGTCATAACGCACTCATGGTGGAGTTTGCAAGGATTTCTAATTGCAAATCGCCACAACTGAATATCTTCATTCCTCCCTTGTCAGACCGTTGCATTACCGGCCTCTCAGCCAGAATTTTATGACCACGGACAGAGCACTAAGACAAAGACCTGGCTGGCACTGACCTTTAACTACAAACTAATAAAGTCGCTCTCCTTTTGGTGTTGGAGTCAATCTGCAGGTTATTAACATGTTAAGATTAGGGTCACGACTCACAATATTTTTTAATCAGAACCTGAACTG encodes:
- the LOC138299141 gene encoding zinc finger and BTB domain-containing protein 12-like: MAFGVEVLRFQLPGHEAATLRNMNQLRSEERFCDVTVVSDTLKFRGHKVILAACSPFLRDQFLLNPTSELQVSLMHSTKIVADLLLSCYTGTLEFAVRDIVNYLTAASYLQMEHVVVKCRNALHQYIEPKMYLKEEGIGGSSKRGRSKSFGGGTAKSRGGIHSRSSQTITKADLPPQETLEMKVEGSEDEEEDDNDEEPEDDSASDYCLVKVESAMEQTHRKKRKQKPQPRWAKEDSREQEDSQVNSTVEGLNLELERSQQGAVKACYNFPEDMEGDGLMIIPSGYYEEREAATSSGECESSMAGIMGYGGRAFSSSTMKDILRMGNPLRNIKCAKCEEVFQGVEKLVFHMRAQHFIFMCPRCGKQFNHSSNLNRHMNVHRGVKSHTCLICGKCFTQKSTLHDHMNLHSGARPYHCSYCNVRFAHKPAIRRHLKEQHGKTTAENVMEASVTEINLLGGYNERDEGGDLGYNERDDGPDLGYAEREEVPLPGYAELEEGPVPSYSKQDEESEPAPQDLGQGEGTGKMD